Proteins from a single region of Methanoculleus taiwanensis:
- a CDS encoding AI-2E family transporter, which produces MAGAPALPRSFSIIFLLAAVVFLIIGIQAISYLVTIVVVALILAMLTYPATKALRSKGLPEIAAVGAVTVAACIAVMLICYLIFFSFERLVSDLPLYQQELTTRLSELLILLERFGISTVPFSPSSIDLQRFAGILSSSAMSVADLLLYLFFIAVTTIFMLLEAPKVPDRIRKVTGNRSESVAAFSHMSRFMIEFVIVRTEANLVHGFLFGAFLWVMGVHAAVLWGVLTFLLAYIPYIGLIVAALPAIFFAWLQFGLWGAVAVVAAVVLLNALVENPIFAHFASRRFEIPALVVILSVIFWGWTLGVAGMIFAVPLTLIVLMIAGFSDDWVWVNTILGVDHLFTEERKIPAESREADTPPVG; this is translated from the coding sequence ATGGCAGGCGCTCCCGCTCTTCCCCGGTCTTTCAGTATCATATTCCTGCTTGCGGCAGTGGTATTCCTTATCATCGGCATCCAGGCGATCTCATACCTCGTTACCATCGTCGTTGTCGCGCTGATCCTCGCCATGCTCACCTATCCTGCGACGAAAGCGCTCCGCTCGAAGGGGCTGCCGGAGATCGCCGCCGTCGGAGCGGTCACCGTCGCCGCCTGCATTGCAGTCATGCTGATCTGCTACCTCATCTTCTTCTCGTTCGAACGACTCGTCTCCGATCTCCCCCTCTACCAGCAGGAGTTGACCACACGGCTCTCCGAGCTCCTCATCCTTCTCGAACGGTTCGGGATCAGTACGGTCCCGTTCTCTCCGTCCTCGATCGACCTGCAGCGGTTTGCCGGAATTCTCTCCTCCTCGGCTATGAGCGTTGCAGATCTTCTCCTCTACCTCTTCTTCATAGCGGTGACGACAATCTTCATGCTCCTTGAGGCGCCGAAGGTGCCTGACCGCATACGGAAGGTGACCGGAAACAGATCCGAGAGCGTCGCGGCGTTCTCCCACATGAGCAGGTTCATGATCGAGTTCGTCATCGTCAGGACCGAGGCGAACCTCGTCCACGGCTTCCTCTTCGGCGCGTTCCTCTGGGTGATGGGGGTGCACGCAGCTGTCCTCTGGGGAGTGCTGACGTTCCTGCTCGCATACATCCCTTACATCGGCCTGATCGTCGCCGCACTCCCGGCGATATTCTTCGCCTGGCTGCAGTTCGGGCTCTGGGGCGCGGTCGCGGTCGTTGCGGCCGTCGTTCTCCTGAATGCCCTCGTTGAGAATCCGATCTTCGCACACTTCGCATCGCGGCGCTTTGAGATCCCCGCCCTCGTGGTCATCCTCTCGGTCATCTTCTGGGGATGGACTCTCGGGGTCGCCGGGATGATCTTTGCCGTTCCGCTCACGCTTATCGTCCTGATGATCGCCGGGTTCAGCGACGACTGGGTGTGGGTGAACACGATCCTCGGTGTCGACCACCTCTTTACGGAAGAACGGAAGATCCCG